The following are encoded in a window of Castanea sativa cultivar Marrone di Chiusa Pesio chromosome 5, ASM4071231v1 genomic DNA:
- the LOC142635137 gene encoding uncharacterized protein LOC142635137 translates to MDVIGPVITKASNGHEYILVAIDYFTKWVEAASYKSITQVMVAQFLKHNIICRYGMLGELIIDNEANLNGKMIQQLYQQFKIEYENSAPYRPKMNGVVEAVNKNIKKILVKMTNEQLYQCHIKRAFNKKVRPRVFEEGDLVLKKHNWALPDHKVYPNLRRPICGKEGLF, encoded by the coding sequence ATGGATGTCATTGGACCCGTGATTACGAAAGCTTCAAATGGTCATGAGTACATCTTAGTGGCCATTGATTATTTcacaaagtgggtggaagctgCTTCATACAAAAGCATCACTCAAGTAATGGTAGCCCAGTTCTTGAAACATAACATTATTTGCCGCTACGGCATGCTAGGAGAGCTCATTATAGATAATGAGGCGAACCTAAATGGGAAAATGATCCAGCAACTCTACCAACAGTTCAAGATCGAGTACGAAAATTCGGCTCCCTATCGTCCTAAGATGAATGGTGTAGTGGAAGCCGTtaacaagaacataaagaaaatctTGGTGAAGATGACAAATGAACAGTTGTACCAATGCCACATAAAGCGAGCTTTCAACAAGAAAGTTAGACCCAGGGTCTTTGAAGAAGGCGATCTAGTCTTGAAAAAGCATAACTGGGCCCTGCCTGATCACAAAGTTTACCCTAACTTACGAAGGCCCATATGTGGTAAAGAAGGCCTTTTCTAG